The segment CATGCCGGAAGAAAGGGACCAAACCGGGCTGTCCAAACCGGGGCCATTTCACCTACACAAATGAGAAATGCTGTGTTTGTTTTCGTGGGCTTGTGCCTTACCAGTGGAATTAGTTTACTCCTCCTTTCTTTCGGATTTAACTGGAATGCCTTTCTGTTCTTTTTTGGCTTGGGGTTGTTAAGCATTTTAGCAGCAGTAGCCTACACGGTAGGAAGAAAGCCCTATGGCTACATGGGATTAGGGGATGTTTCTGTATTGATCTTCTTTGGATTGGTGGGCGTGCTGGGTTCGGTATACCTGTTTACCAGGCAGGTTAACCCGCTACAGATTTTACCGGCCATGAGCTGCGGTTTTTTTTCAATGGGTGTACTCAATATTAATAATATACGCGACATTGAATCCGATAGGATTGCCGGAAAATTTTCTATTCCTGTTCGCATCGGAAAGCAAAAGGCTGCGCGCTATCATTGGCTTTTGTTGATGGGTGGTCTTTTGTCGGCAGTGATTTATAACCTGGTCGCATTTTCGTCAGCCTGGCAATTCCTTTTTTTGTTAATTGTGCCGCTTTTTGTTCGCAACGGTATGGCTGTTCAAAAAAAAGCTGAGCACGAATT is part of the Cyclobacteriaceae bacterium genome and harbors:
- a CDS encoding 1,4-dihydroxy-2-naphthoate polyprenyltransferase; translated protein: MEIKNWISAFRLRTLPLALACIGMGGFLAASQGAFRTDIFILCALTTIFLQVLSNLANDYGDSVHGADHAGRKGPNRAVQTGAISPTQMRNAVFVFVGLCLTSGISLLLLSFGFNWNAFLFFFGLGLLSILAAVAYTVGRKPYGYMGLGDVSVLIFFGLVGVLGSVYLFTRQVNPLQILPAMSCGFFSMGVLNINNIRDIESDRIAGKFSIPVRIGKQKAARYHWLLLMGGLLSAVIYNLVAFSSAWQFLFLLIVPLFVRNGMAVQKKAEHELDPYLKQMALSTLLFVLLFGFGQLMA